The Notolabrus celidotus isolate fNotCel1 chromosome 19, fNotCel1.pri, whole genome shotgun sequence DNA window ACAAGTCCATCATTTATGCTGCTACATGTATGCTTGAGCTAGCATGAATTGTCTTCAACTGtttgattaaaattaaaatgacagaTGGAGTTAGTGGGTGAATATaatagactgcataaaaaaggtgaaaattcATCTCTAAGCCTTGCCTCATAATTTTGTAGTGCACTGAGCTTCTTCTAGAAAATGTTTGACTTCTTTTTGGAACATTTGAtcatttattaaataaaaagattgATGCATCAaccaataattaaaaaaaataatctagaTAGCAATGTTGGATAGATTTATCCTTGCCTGTATTTTATGGAGACAGGCTGATTGTATAATGCCCccccccttctttttctttttgcagatcCAGGGAGAGGAGCCTGTTTGCATTCCTCTGCAGGTGCAAGACAATGGAGGTGAAAATTGAACAGGAGGACAAAGACATCTCATTCAGTAACACCGACACAAAtggtaaaatacattttttgacaaGAACAAAAAATGCTGTGAAGTGTTACAAAGATTGTTTCCACCAGAATGTGCTCATGCACATTCACTGCATTCCCTAGAAAATGAACTAACCCTGTGCAGTGTTACAGCCATGTTGAAATACAGTGAGAAGATATACCTACTGATAATTTCACTCAAGGGAAGAcggaaagaaaaaactgaacatttctggCTGGTTCTAAGTAGCATGCGGACATGTCAGATGGTTGAGGGACTCTCCTGTCCAAGATACTGCTGTTCAGTGGGCTCTGAGCAGATCTGCCCAGGTTTTAATCCAGGAAGGGGGACATGGTGGTGCTGGTCGATTTCCAGGATATATTTGGCTGAAACCAGCAACCATCATGTTGTGATAATTTTATAActcagtttgactttttgatcaattattttgtgataaataaacacaaaatatacTTAAACTATCCAGAAGTTGTGTGAGAAATGCTTTTTGAATTttaatgataatagtaatgtttaaaaaatggccCACAATGCCACACAATTTTGCTCCTTGTGATATTATTTTCCTAAATATTGTGCAAATTAAAGCTTATGTATCCTCTGCCTGCCATGGTTTTCattatgatttatttaatttgaattatgtTGACCATTGCTAATTTACCCTTTCATAGATTATGACATACTGATGCCATCACTCATCACTTAGTCTACTGATGATGAAAAAATACAAGTCTCATCTTTCTGTTGCAAAAGGAATCGAGGCTCTAGCTGTCATATTTTACTTTATAGTAATTTAAATATAACTATGCATGATGTTTGGGAAAAGATATAGACAGATTTGTTGGGCTGATAAATGGCATTTAGGAATAATCAGCATCACACGATGCCTGTGCTCCCAGGCtgactaaaaataaacaaataacgaCTGCAGGCAGCCTCATCAGTATGgctactcaatcaatcaatctttatttgtatagcgccaaatcacaaaaaactttatctcaagatgattttacaaacatagcaggtctagaccttactctatgttaaattattaacaaagaccccaaaccaagacaggatacgatccagtcccctcttactgaccgGACTCcttcttatcttaatccaccatgaacattgcACCTTGCAATACTTAGATagctacagtggcaaggaaaaacttccttttaactgGCAGgcacctcaagcagaaccagactcatgttagacagccatctgcctcgaccgagttggggttggagagagagagatgatagtgatgagatgaataGAAGTACAACGAcgtgtcctctcttttcttctgtgcAACAGTTGCAGTTTGACCAACAGCTCCACATTTAGCAGTTCCATCTCCAACAGAATACGCATAATATGCCAGAGTGGCCATAGTTTCCCGTTCATCAACAAGCAGTGAATGTTGGGGGACCGGAAACTGGCAACATGACTAGCAAAGAATAAGCACTGCTCACTAGAGTTTGTTGCAGAGTGACATGGACACTccaacgcagaagtatgagaTGCTCACAACGGGGAGTATGGCATAGCTATGGTGTAGAGTCAACACAGAAGCATAATACAGATAATCGTGCACATTAGATTGCTATGTACATGAAATAATGGCTGTTATCATCATGTTATCGACCACTATTTGAGATATCACAGTTTGCAACTATTTCATTCTGAAGATTGGAGTAAAAGGAAATAAACTAGATATATGTTGTCACCAGTTCAATGTATGTTCTGTCCAGGTTAGATTGACCCAAGTTGTCTTCCTCTCAGGTAAGCGCCCAGCTGAGGACATGGACGAGGAACAAACCTTCAAACGCTCTCGCAACGCAAACGAGATGGTGGAGCTGCGCGTGCTGCTTCAGAGCAAAGTAAACACCCATTCATAAAGTGTACTGCATTAACTGCTGATCAAAGCGATTTATTACTAAGTGAAATCTGTTTTCTCACAGAATGCCGGGGCTGTGATTGGAAAGGGTGGCAAGAACATAAAAGCTCTACGCACAGACGTGAGTAAATGGATGAAATAAGGCTCTGCAACAGGAGAGCTGCCGATGCCCAGTTTGACTTGAAAGACTCAAACCTTAATCCGTATTGTTTAAAACCCTCCCAAACTTGCAAAGATTTCTTGCCAGAAGGTTTCTGTCATTTGACAttagcccctttcacacatgtagGACACTCATGAAAATGTACTGACACTGGGGTGCAAAAGTTAAACCTGTTAACCCCAACTTCATGGAGATCCCGCCAGCCTTGTGTGAAGTTATACTGAGctactgtaagaaaaaaaaatctggttaCTTCACTGCAAGTAAGCGGATGGAGTGATGACATTGTTCATATTGAGCAGAGGTTCCCTTCACTCTCTGTACTCATTCTCTTGCATGCCCTACCGAGCTATGAGAGCGCATTCAACTTACATAATCTTCCACTTATGTCCACACGAAAGGCACGTTTCTGAAAATTTTATAGCCTGAATATCCTGAATTTATTTAAGAGTTGTTAGGAGTTCATGTGTGGAAGAGGCCATTAACAAGTGACATGCACTGTCAGCCAAACGTCACTTTTCCATGGCAGTGAAATCAAGTTAGCACATCTGGACAGAGCTTGGGGTTTCAGCCTGAATCTAATTCCACCCATAGTGTTGTATTACCTTGTGACAACAGGTGCCTAAGTTCCTAGAAGAATATAATAATTTTTTTCagtatcagtcaatcaatcaatcaatcaatctttatttatttagcaccaaatcacaacaaacgttatctcaagaagtttttacaaacagagcaggtctagaccgtactctatgttaaattattaacaaagacccaactttaagacaggatacgatccagtcccctcctatggacaggactcgatcttatctcatctttatccaccatgagcattgcacctcacagtatttagctagttacagcggcaaggaaaaacttccttttaacaggcagataccttgagcagaaccagactcatgttagatagccATCTTCCTCGACCAaatttgggttggaaagagggatagaggagaataagagagtgTGATGATAGTGATaggacagatagtagtagtagtagtaactttcaatggaccagagagagagttaaagtaagtgatggggggaggggggtgatataggatcccagtgtgtcagtgtgccggTTCCCTCTGCAGTATTAGCCTATAGCTACATTAATAAGAGTTTGTCAAAGCCTTAGCCAGCTtttactataagctttatcaaaaaggaaagttttaagcctaatcttaaaagtagagaggtcgtctgcctcctggaccctgactgctGGATGATTCccaaggagaggggcctgataactgaaggttctacctcccatactacttttgagAGACTTTAGTTACAGCGAGCAAGCCTGCATGcttggagcgtagtgttctagggGAGCAGTGCTccagactttttatttttataacttaTCCTTGTCCAGGTcacacttcctctttttcttcaatCACCACAGTTCTCTCAATTCACTTTTGGGTCAAAGTGCAGCGTGTAtccaattaaaaatgtattccttctccccctcttcccttctcctgtacttttttttttgtttttacttttggcCACCTTCCTCCGTTGCCCATGTACTGGATCGACATGCCCCTCCTGCGTTGGCCAAACTACCGCCCGCCCCTGAACGCCCGCCCACCTGACACTCCCTGGTTGGCCCCGCCCAAAAACCGTGCCCCTCCTTAAACGGGCACCTAACTTGTGATTGAATGCCCCTGcccaatgccaacctcctccaccacaaccaccaccacaaccaccaccacctccacttCGGCCCATGCAGTACAATGCGAGTGTATCAGTCCCAGACAGCAGTGGCCCAGAGCGGTATGTCCCACCAGTTATTGCCTCACTGCCTGATTAGAACAGTGAAACTCATGTCTTTGATAACCTGccttctgtttcattttaacatttttatatatacatgACAGAaaactccacctcctcccccaaacacccccctcctccacctgtaAGAAACATGTATTGTTCCCTTTGATTTATATGTCCATCTTTAGCACCTCCATTGAGTTGGACTTTTTTCATTACAGTTGATAGTAAATGCAAAAACCACTCATGACTGGGGCTGTACCTGACTCAGAATTTTGTCAGTCGAATCAATTATGGGTTTTGAATAGGACTGTTGGTTCTGCTTGTTTAAATACAGGGCCACACCAGACACCTACATCAGGCACACATGTCTCAGGTTTGACATAAAAGATGCAAGTTAGTCAAAGTGTTGCGGACCAACTGCTTGTGGACATCCCTTTCTCTACAAGCTATGTCAGTGCCACTTTTGACTCTATCattaatcagtcaatcaatctttatttgtatagcgcccaATGACAACAAACGTTTTCTCAAgccacttttacaaacataggtctagactctagaccaggggttcccaaacttttcagcccgcaatccctaaaacataggtgccaaagacttgcgacccctaCGTTcgctcaaagtgatttaatgttgcttcatttagctggtctgcagaaaatttgcctatctatacgagcatgtagctgtatttcctgtgctggtatgaattaacctactgctactgatgcttttgataatttactgttcactaaccccaagtcatctggcaaaaaagaaaggctgaaaactcattacattttctattttccaggttttatttcaaatgtagctaTTTTGGCTTCTATTTTAGtggatattttttattgtaatgggtaaaatgtactatttttagataacttaaaaaaaaaacattctggaagacatctcacgacccaccATTTATGCCTCGCGACccaccagggggtcccgacccacaatttgggaacctctgctctagaccatactctatgttgaattattaacaaagacccatatcaagacaggatatgattcagtgccctcttactgacagaactcgatctcatcttaatccaccatggacattgcacctcgcagtatttagctagttacagcggcaaggaaaaacttccttttaacaggtagaaacctcgagcagaatcagactcatgttagacagccatctgctttgatGAGTGGgtaaaactgtgttttactTTGTTAGTAAGCTAAATGGGTGTCAGCTCACCTCACACCTCCCAAAGCCGTATAAAGACCAGAGACACACTAGTTCAAACATGAAACTACAgcacttcatgttttttttaacagttttaataaTCTTATCTTTTCTGTATTGGAGAGTAGGAGATCTCAAAGTAGAGTTGGGCTCCGAGTATAAATCTTGTGAAATGAACACAACAGGAATTTGAACCTAAACTCTAGAAAATAGAAACAAGAATAGCAGCAGCACATTTAGAAGGCCACCTCAGATcatttcagaaacacagatatttTACTTGAATCTGCTTTTTCAATTATTTCAATGGCTCTAATTACAGGGTCTGTTGGTTTTAGAGGCTCCCCTCACTATCTCATGACTGATGAGAACAACAGGGTCATTTTCAGAATATTGTAAATGTACAGCCTGCCATGCTTTTGCTCTTACATTGTTCTGTACAGTAATGCAGCTGTAGAGTGAGCATTTTTCCTTGTGCGGATATAGTAAAAATATTGGACTGgcaaaatctgattaaaatATGGATCCTATTGAATTATGACATCACATACAATTAGGGTGTAGCCCCACTAACAGCCTACTACCATGTAGTGGTATTTAATGGTTACAAGCTCAGCTTTTGGGTGCTGCTCTTCCTTGCTTTGATCTTTAATTTAACCATGAAAACATTTGGAAAGTAGACATCTTTTTCTTATTCTGTCCTCTGTGGCCCACCtggcctccccctcctcctccccccacgGTTTCAGCATCACTGTTCATGATTTCTGACACAGCACTGGCTCCTGTCTGGaggctctgcctccctcctcactCATTGATGTCGTCTCTTTATTTAATTGTGCTGCATCCCTTCTGTTGAATTTCTCTCAGGCCCCATCCGATCAGAGCTGCCTGCTAAACCTTTCATAACCCTCCCCCACCCCCAAAATCTCACCCCAACCCCTTCACCCCTGCTCCTGTCCTGTGCCACAAAGAAGTTGGTAACCACTCGCATTTCCTCCCCCAACTCAACCCCTCTACTCTGTTACTCTTCTCTCCTGCCCAcctcgtctcctcctcctcacctcagcCCCAGAGctctcccctccccttcccaccctctccctctcttccaaaCCTTAGGTCACAATGAAAAGGTGTGCTGGTGGCCCAGTTGTTATGTTTCAGTTTGCTACAGTCCTGCTCCCCAGCTTGCTGGTGGTGGGATGATAATAGaagatctctctctttctgtcacacCCCTTTCCCCAAGTCTGTGTGGCCCGTCTCACGTTAATTTTAGCCGTTTTGGAATCGTCCATCCTTCCAAGACTCTTACTGTAATAAACAACATCAGATAGGTGCATGTGTAAtcagtttattgttttttttttaaaaatcatctttTTGTGTAGGTAGAAGACCTAGATTTTACTTCCTTCCTTTACTTCTGTGAGTGTTTGACTACTCCAaatggattcttttttttatcaggttATGACTTTTGGTTAACTTGTTCTTGTTGTAACGCCTTGCTTCCTTGGCCAAAATATTTTCTGACAGGATCCTAAGTGTGAATGCCAGCATCGACACTATTGGAGAGATCCTGCTGAAAATCATACCAACTCTTGAGGAGGTAAGTGGCCATGTTGATTACCCTGTTTGATATTTACAGCACCAATAATGACAATGCTTATTCAAATGTGTTGCTTGAGATAATTTGTAGTCATTCAATGCCTAAGTTACTAGAAgaatatcattattttttcagtatcagtcagttaatcaatcaatcaatcaatcaatcaatcaatcaatcaatcaatcaatcaatcaatcaatctttctttctttatttgtatagcgccaaatcacacaAGAAACGTTatttcaagatgcttttacaaacatagcgggtctagaccgtaccctgtgttaaattattaacaaagacccaacaacaagacaggatccgatccagtcccctcttatctcatcttaatccacaatgagcattgcacctcgcagtatttagctagttacagcagtaaggaaaaacttctttttaacaggcagaaaccttgagcagaaccataCTCAGATTGCTTCAGTAGGTCCGGTCCCCTCTTACttacaggactcgatcttatctcatcttaatccaccatgagtattgCGCCTCGCATTAAACTAGTTAAggaggcaaggacaaacttccttttagcaGGAAGAAActtggagcagaaccagactcatgttagacagccatctgcctcgaccgaattggggttggaaagagggatagaagagaataagagagagagagtgatgatttgaattgatgatagtgatgagacggattgTAGTAGTGctagctgttgcagctggagtctagaaTGTACATGGCAGcaggacgtctatggcagcgacacagaggaacctacgagacaagggagctcagggactccagaaaggtctatggttagtaactttcaattggacagagagagttaaagtaagtgattgtgggaggggggtgagataggatcccagtgtgttcagtgtcgcagttcccccggcagtctgagcctacagcagcataactaagagctggtcaaagcctgagccacccttactgtaagctttatcaaaaaggaaagttttaagcctaatcttaaaagtagtaAGCATGTGTTGATACGTATTAGAACCCAGACAGGATGAACAAGACCTTATTTATGTATACAGATAGAATAGTACAGCAACTTTGAAGAATGCTAACAATTTTGAGAATGCTAACCATTTTGCTTTAGTTTTAGAAGGCAGATGTGAAACTTGTTGGGTAAAATATGGGTATTAAtctctcctttttatttatatatatttttatttttataattttaatatcaacaatattatttgtattgtttattatatcttttttaaaattaaagttatatatattttttttaactgtttaaaaCATAGAAATATCTTTGTGTATTGGACTGCACTGTGTTGTATAGTTTTCATTTGCTGATAAAAAAGAATcttgaggaaaaaaagtcttaattacATCccaatattatttatttaagatgtttttttatgtgttgcaccaagttttatttcaaattagaTCGGCCTGATTAATCGTCTGACCAAATAATCGCTCCATCTCTTATCCATATATCCAAATATATCAGATTTAACGTAGCATGTTTTTCTGTTAGGAAAAATCAAGTGTTTAATTCCAGAAATGCTATTTTTATCCATTGATGGGAAGAGTTTTAAGCCTTCCTGATACTACCCCTgatactttatgtttctgtagTACCAGCATTACAGTGGGATGGATTTTGACAGCGAGCTGCGCCTGCTGATCCATCAGAGTTTGGCAGGGGGCATCATCGGGGTAAAAGGTGCCAAAATCAAGGAGCTGAGAGAGGTAGGACAGTTAGTTGTCACTTATATCATAGGAGTTAGAGCTGCTGTAAAGGCATGGTAAACTAATAGAGTTCTTAATCGAGGTTGTCATCAGCAAAGCATTAAAACTGAATTTGAATGCCTGGATTTCAGTGTTTCCATGTTTTCATGTACTAGAACACACAGACCACCATCAAGCTGTTCCAAGAGTGCTGTCCTCACTCCACGGATAGGGTTGTGTTGGTTGGGGGAAAGCCTGAGCGTGTCATTGACTGTATCAAAGTCATCCTGGAGTTGGTGGCAGAGGTGGGTTCATATCTCTCAGATCTGTTggaaatcattagttttaagtGTTCAGAACTGTATTGTTTGAATGCCTTTTTAAAGCTAATTGCAACATAACCACACAGCAGTCTTttgtaatattttctttttaattatccCATCTTTCATCCTACAGGCTCCCATCAAAGGTCGCGCTCAGCCTTATGACCCCAATTTCTATGACGAGACATATGACTATGGTGGTTTCACCATGCTATTTGAAGAGAGGGGCAGACGACCAATGGGTGGATTCCCCATCCGTGTGCGTGGGGGCTTTGAGCGCATGCCCCCCGTTCGTGGCAACAGGCCCATGCTGCCTTCCAGAAGGGACTACGACGACATGAGCCCCCGTCGAGGTCCTCCACCACCGCTGAGTAGAGGTGGGCGAGGAGGCAGCCGAGCACGAAATCTGCCTCTCCCACCACCACCGCCGccaagaggagggtgaggaggatCCCAATCACTGCTGGcacctactttttaaaaataaattattgagTGTTTGACCTTGTGGTTTGGTTTGACTTTGCTTGAGTAAAagctatttattttttgtggaataacccgggacttccactagatccgtgtccggtctgtcccCGTGCTCTCTCTTCCGTCAACACCCACGGGTTGTGTTTTTGGTATAcatcacagagcaggaccgccgttACCGAgattttcccgcagtaattactgcattaacgAATATCCAACTGCTCATCCACGTTGTCTTTACCGGCCTcttaaaacctctgacctgatgactctAGGTCtggctcatcatgacggtttgttgtcgtagttaagtGGAAAACAATCTGGCGATGACACAGTCTTTTATCTTGAAAATTAACcgtatgttttcattttcatttggtacctgacttcctgtcccactcttCTCTGTCGAGATttatgcgtcgtgctccagcatctggAAAAAATAGAATTCTTGCGTAGCTGATCCAGAAGGCTCCTGCGTGCTgaatcagagacgcagctggaacgcaataGAGTGGATCCAGAGTtgacacattgactggaatagaaacctatcagatccagtgccgtgacggatcggagacagaccggacaacaacttttttgtttcatttctgtttggatgttcacatttattttttaataatccaAAGAAATTATACCAAGTAACCAGTGcttacaacaaaaaacaaaatgggATGATGAAGTGAAGTAGAACTGAAATgaaacaactttttttcatttatccACATAAAGCAAACCAAACTACAGGCGTGAAAGCACCTCAGATGCCTGACTATGTGAAATtttacatttatacattttctacatttctttTTCGATACTTTTTTCTTGTCTGTCATTGTTCACAGGGGAGACCGGTTCTCACATGGCAGCTATCACAGCAGCATAGACGACAGACCGAGGTGAATATGGACTAAGATTGTCAACAATTAGTTTCTTTACACTGCATAGTATACCTTTCACACTCCCAGCTTCAGAGTTTAGTGTTTAGAGTCAGTGGAGTGTTTAGAGAACTTATATTAAtccatctttttgtttttagcgacagaagaggcagaggagaccGTTATGACAGCATGGTGAGTGTCTCTGTGTAAACATGTGCTGCACCTGCTTGCCTAATGCTTCCTAATCTGAATTATATTTCACACAAGGTGTCTGGAATTCCTCATTTCTGAGTGTAGTATCAGCACAAAGGCATGAGCACTGTGCTGCTTTTACACTGCATGCACACCCATCTAGGCCTGTTGTTGCCTGGTAACAGTTGTCTCCTTGGTTACCATAGAGCAGCCAAGTATGTAGCGCTAGCAAATGAACTTGAGCTGACACCAAAGCAATACCTGAACAGGTTCCCTTCAGGACATGGCTGCAAAAGTGTAAAGATAAATACCACAAAGTAAATCTATTAATTCTTGAGATTTATGGACCAACATTTAGCGCATGAAAAGACTTCTTTCTTACCAAGATGCAAATTAATTTCAGCAGCAGGAGCCTCAAGGGATGCGAAATTTCTGAAATGTGGCAGAAGGATAAGTCTtagattgtaaaaaaataaataaaaaaataagcatatagCTAGGATAGTGTTAGAAATTTAATATCTGATTTAATGATTATAAAATACTATAAAAATAGTGTACACagatatttttat harbors:
- the hnrpkl gene encoding heterogeneous nuclear ribonucleoprotein K, like isoform X1, which codes for MWVDCIYQKSCRSRERSLFAFLCRCKTMEVKIEQEDKDISFSNTDTNGKRPAEDMDEEQTFKRSRNANEMVELRVLLQSKNAGAVIGKGGKNIKALRTDYNASVSVPDSSGPERILSVNASIDTIGEILLKIIPTLEEYQHYSGMDFDSELRLLIHQSLAGGIIGVKGAKIKELRENTQTTIKLFQECCPHSTDRVVLVGGKPERVIDCIKVILELVAEAPIKGRAQPYDPNFYDETYDYGGFTMLFEERGRRPMGGFPIRVRGGFERMPPVRGNRPMLPSRRDYDDMSPRRGPPPPLSRGGRGGSRARNLPLPPPPPPRGGGDRFSHGSYHSSIDDRPSDRRGRGDRYDSMSGGGYDNNSSWEHFQSGGRGSYSDIGGPVITTQVTIPKDLAGSIIGKGGQRIKQIRHESGASIKIDEPLEGSEDRIITITGTQDQIQNAQYLLQNSVRQYSGRFF
- the hnrpkl gene encoding heterogeneous nuclear ribonucleoprotein K, like isoform X2, with protein sequence MWVDCIYQKSCRSRERSLFAFLCRCKTMEVKIEQEDKDISFSNTDTNGKRPAEDMDEEQTFKRSRNANEMVELRVLLQSKNAGAVIGKGGKNIKALRTDYNASVSVPDSSGPERILSVNASIDTIGEILLKIIPTLEEYQHYSGMDFDSELRLLIHQSLAGGIIGVKGAKIKELRENTQTTIKLFQECCPHSTDRVVLVGGKPERVIDCIKVILELVAEAPIKGRAQPYDPNFYDETYDYGGFTMLFEERGRRPMGGFPIRVRGGFERMPPVRGNRPMLPSRRDYDDMSPRRGPPPPLSRGGRGGSRARNLPLPPPPPPRGGGDRFSHGSYHSSIDDRPRRGRGDRYDSMSGGGYDNNSSWEHFQSGGRGSYSDIGGPVITTQVTIPKDLAGSIIGKGGQRIKQIRHESGASIKIDEPLEGSEDRIITITGTQDQIQNAQYLLQNSVRQYSGRFF
- the hnrpkl gene encoding heterogeneous nuclear ribonucleoprotein K, like isoform X3; translated protein: MEVKIEQEDKDISFSNTDTNGKRPAEDMDEEQTFKRSRNANEMVELRVLLQSKNAGAVIGKGGKNIKALRTDYNASVSVPDSSGPERILSVNASIDTIGEILLKIIPTLEEYQHYSGMDFDSELRLLIHQSLAGGIIGVKGAKIKELRENTQTTIKLFQECCPHSTDRVVLVGGKPERVIDCIKVILELVAEAPIKGRAQPYDPNFYDETYDYGGFTMLFEERGRRPMGGFPIRVRGGFERMPPVRGNRPMLPSRRDYDDMSPRRGPPPPLSRGGRGGSRARNLPLPPPPPPRGGGDRFSHGSYHSSIDDRPSDRRGRGDRYDSMSGGGYDNNSSWEHFQSGGRGSYSDIGGPVITTQVTIPKDLAGSIIGKGGQRIKQIRHESGASIKIDEPLEGSEDRIITITGTQDQIQNAQYLLQNSVRQYSGRFF